The following are encoded together in the Streptomyces flavofungini genome:
- a CDS encoding ArsR/SmtB family transcription factor, translated as MLTVASDIAVLARFGRALADPIRCRILLALRDAPAYPADLADALGVSRTRLSNHLACLRDCGLVVTAPDGRRTRYELADERLGHALDDLRAAVVAVETDRACPDAEEKGCC; from the coding sequence GTGCTGACCGTCGCCTCCGACATCGCGGTCCTCGCCCGGTTCGGCCGGGCGCTCGCCGACCCGATCCGCTGCCGCATCCTGCTCGCCCTGCGCGACGCCCCCGCCTACCCCGCCGACCTCGCCGACGCGCTCGGCGTCTCCCGCACCCGCCTGTCCAACCATCTGGCGTGCCTGCGCGACTGCGGCCTGGTCGTCACCGCCCCCGACGGCCGCCGCACCCGGTACGAGCTGGCGGACGAGCGCCTCGGTCACGCCCTCGACGACCTGCGCGCCGCCGTGGTGGCCGTGGAGACCGACCGCGCCTGCCCGGACGCCGAGGAGAAGGGCTGCTGCTGA
- a CDS encoding DNA polymerase III subunit alpha — translation MSFTHLRAASGYSLRYGASHPHTLAERAAERGLDALALTDRDSLAGAVRFAKACARAGIRPLFGVDLAVPGVPAPGAAPAGRRRAPARGGAFVTEAPLRAVFLARDARGWAELCRLVTAAAADPDQGIAWEDLTCAEDEAFVLLGADSEVGRALAAGRPDRAAALLGPWRERFGRALRVEVAWHGRSGTGPGSLRLAARMAGFAAEQQVETVLSNAVRYADPRQGEVADILDSARLLVPVDDRDASRLDSGQRWLKDAGEMERIAGRIAEATGGRGADARRLLAATEETAAACAVDPGEAFGLGQLNLPESELVGARAELVDKVLADRCAAGMMRRGYHREVRRWDRLEDELRIIAGHGFAGYFLTVAEVAAQAQHLGIRVAARGSGVGSLVTHLLGISPVDPVAHGLLMERFLSARRSALPDIDLDVESARRLEVYQAVRKRFGADRVATLAVYKTYRARGAIEDVARARGMDPDQAARLAKAFPHIRAKDVRAALAELPELREVAAEDHGRLWELVEALDGLPHEAAMHPCGLLVSNAGLLRRTPVAPTTVENIAMSQFDKEDIEDTGHPKIDVIGVRMQSALAHAVAEIERVTGERLDLDDPAQVPPGDPATYDMITSGDTLGTFQLESPGQRELVRNLRPRSFDDLTLDISLFRPGPVAANMVEPLIKARDGRNGTRYAHPDLKPILAQTEGQVVFHEQVIAIMATMTGCDRGMADEARRALSDPERQGRVRAWFAGQARTRGYPVQAVRDVWDILEGFGSFGFAKAHAAAFAQPAYQSSWLKAHRMAALLAGLLTHDPGMYHKRVLAADARRHGVPLLLPDVNHSQAAHTIELVSGKWGVRIGLSQVRGITEAESGRITAGQPYTSLEDFWQRARPSRPLAERLAQVGALDAFGARRELLLKISELHRSGRGRGSATGQLPMADGDGGAVEPGGTAAALTGLPAMDGSEQLAAELDVLGMDVSRHLLEDHRSLLADIGATPAAALPGLRHGATVLVAGIKVATQTPPIRSGKRVVFATLDDPTGLSDLAFFEDSHAACAHTVFHSNLLLVRGTLTRRPPRAFSITGTAAWDLAELIELHRDGGPAAVADRLARPTAPARRSGTRRTITQPTGYALHPWADLKPPGTPAALTALDGRTFHHASPGSAG, via the coding sequence ATGTCGTTTACGCACCTCCGTGCGGCGAGTGGCTACTCGCTGCGGTACGGGGCCAGCCACCCGCACACGCTGGCGGAACGGGCCGCCGAGCGCGGGCTCGACGCCCTGGCGCTGACCGACCGGGACTCGCTCGCGGGCGCGGTGCGCTTCGCCAAGGCCTGCGCGCGGGCCGGGATCCGGCCGCTGTTCGGAGTCGACCTGGCGGTGCCCGGCGTACCGGCGCCGGGAGCGGCACCGGCCGGGCGGCGACGCGCCCCCGCCAGGGGCGGCGCGTTCGTGACCGAGGCGCCGCTGCGCGCGGTGTTCCTGGCCCGGGACGCGCGCGGCTGGGCCGAGCTGTGCCGCCTGGTGACGGCGGCCGCGGCGGACCCGGACCAGGGCATCGCCTGGGAGGACCTGACCTGCGCGGAGGACGAGGCGTTCGTGCTGCTCGGGGCGGACTCCGAGGTGGGGCGGGCGCTCGCGGCGGGGCGGCCGGACCGGGCCGCGGCGCTGCTCGGCCCGTGGCGCGAGCGGTTCGGCAGGGCACTGCGCGTGGAGGTGGCCTGGCACGGGCGGTCCGGCACCGGGCCCGGCTCGCTGCGCCTCGCCGCGCGGATGGCGGGGTTCGCCGCCGAGCAGCAGGTGGAGACGGTGCTGAGCAACGCCGTGCGCTACGCCGATCCGCGCCAGGGCGAGGTCGCCGACATCCTGGACTCCGCCCGCCTCCTCGTCCCGGTCGACGACCGGGACGCGTCCCGGCTCGACAGCGGGCAGCGGTGGCTCAAGGACGCCGGGGAGATGGAGCGGATCGCCGGGCGGATCGCCGAGGCCACGGGCGGCCGGGGCGCGGACGCCCGGCGGCTGCTCGCGGCGACCGAGGAGACGGCCGCGGCCTGCGCGGTCGACCCCGGCGAGGCGTTCGGGCTCGGGCAGCTGAACCTCCCGGAGTCCGAACTGGTCGGCGCCCGCGCCGAGTTGGTCGACAAGGTCCTGGCGGACCGGTGCGCGGCGGGCATGATGCGCCGCGGCTACCACCGGGAGGTGCGGCGCTGGGACCGCCTGGAGGACGAGCTGCGGATCATCGCCGGGCACGGCTTCGCCGGGTACTTCCTGACCGTCGCCGAGGTGGCGGCGCAGGCGCAGCACCTCGGCATCCGGGTCGCGGCCCGCGGCTCGGGCGTGGGCTCACTGGTCACCCACCTCCTCGGGATCAGCCCGGTGGACCCGGTGGCGCACGGTCTGCTGATGGAGCGGTTCCTGTCCGCGCGCCGTTCCGCGCTGCCCGACATCGACCTGGACGTGGAGTCGGCGCGGCGCCTGGAGGTCTACCAGGCGGTGAGGAAACGTTTCGGCGCTGACCGGGTGGCGACGCTCGCGGTGTACAAGACGTACCGGGCGCGCGGCGCGATCGAGGACGTGGCGCGGGCCCGCGGCATGGACCCCGACCAGGCCGCCCGCCTCGCCAAGGCGTTCCCGCACATCCGGGCGAAGGACGTGCGGGCGGCCCTCGCCGAGCTGCCGGAGCTGCGCGAGGTCGCCGCCGAGGACCACGGCCGGCTGTGGGAGCTGGTGGAGGCGCTCGACGGGCTGCCGCACGAGGCGGCCATGCACCCCTGCGGCCTCCTGGTCTCCAACGCGGGGCTGCTGCGGCGCACCCCGGTGGCGCCGACCACCGTGGAGAACATCGCCATGTCCCAGTTCGACAAGGAGGACATCGAGGACACCGGGCATCCGAAGATCGACGTCATCGGCGTCCGCATGCAGTCGGCCCTCGCGCACGCGGTCGCCGAGATCGAGCGGGTCACCGGCGAGCGCCTGGACCTGGACGACCCCGCGCAGGTGCCGCCGGGCGACCCGGCCACGTACGACATGATCACGTCCGGGGACACCCTCGGCACCTTCCAGCTGGAGAGCCCCGGACAGCGCGAGCTGGTCCGGAACCTGCGGCCGCGGTCCTTCGACGACCTGACCCTCGACATCAGCCTGTTCCGTCCCGGACCGGTCGCGGCCAACATGGTGGAGCCGCTGATCAAGGCCCGCGACGGCCGGAACGGGACCCGTTACGCGCACCCCGACCTGAAGCCGATCCTGGCCCAGACCGAGGGACAGGTGGTCTTCCACGAGCAGGTCATCGCCATCATGGCGACGATGACCGGCTGCGACCGGGGCATGGCGGACGAGGCGCGCCGCGCCCTGTCCGACCCCGAGCGGCAGGGCCGGGTGCGGGCCTGGTTCGCCGGCCAGGCCCGCACCCGCGGCTATCCGGTGCAGGCCGTCCGGGACGTGTGGGACATCCTGGAGGGCTTCGGCAGCTTCGGCTTCGCCAAGGCGCACGCCGCGGCCTTCGCGCAGCCCGCCTACCAGTCGAGCTGGCTCAAGGCCCACCGGATGGCGGCCCTGCTCGCCGGGCTGCTCACGCACGACCCGGGGATGTACCACAAGCGCGTCCTGGCCGCGGACGCCCGTCGGCACGGGGTGCCGCTGCTGCTGCCCGACGTCAACCACTCCCAGGCCGCACACACAATCGAACTGGTGTCCGGGAAGTGGGGGGTGCGGATCGGGCTTTCGCAGGTCCGCGGCATCACCGAGGCCGAGAGCGGACGCATCACCGCCGGGCAGCCCTACACCTCCCTGGAGGACTTCTGGCAGCGCGCCCGGCCCAGCCGCCCGCTGGCCGAACGGCTCGCGCAGGTCGGCGCCCTGGACGCCTTCGGCGCGCGGCGCGAACTCCTCCTGAAGATCTCCGAGTTGCACCGGTCGGGGCGCGGCCGGGGCTCCGCCACGGGACAGCTGCCGATGGCTGACGGCGACGGTGGCGCCGTCGAGCCGGGCGGCACCGCCGCCGCGCTCACCGGCCTGCCCGCCATGGACGGCTCCGAGCAGCTCGCCGCCGAACTGGACGTGCTCGGCATGGACGTCTCCCGCCACCTCCTCGAGGACCACCGCTCCCTGCTGGCCGACATCGGCGCGACGCCCGCCGCCGCCCTGCCCGGCCTCCGGCACGGCGCCACGGTGCTGGTCGCCGGGATCAAGGTCGCCACCCAGACGCCGCCGATCCGCTCCGGCAAGCGCGTCGTCTTCGCCACCCTCGACGACCCCACAGGACTGTCCGACCTGGCGTTCTTCGAGGACAGCCACGCGGCTTGCGCCCATACGGTCTTCCACAGCAACCTGCTCCTGGTCCGCGGGACGCTGACCCGCCGCCCGCCGCGCGCCTTCAGCATCACCGGCACCGCCGCCTGGGACCTGGCCGAGCTGATCGAACTGCACCGGGACGGCGGCCCCGCCGCGGTCGCGGACCGGCTCGCCCGCCCCACGGCCCCCGCGCGCCGGTCCGGAACGCGCCGCACCATCACCCAGCCGACCGGCTACGCCCTGCACCCCTGGGCCGACCTCAAGCCCCCGGGAACCCCGGCCGCCCTCACCGCTCTCGACGGAAGGACCTTCCACCATGCGAGTCCCGGCAGCGCGGGGTGA